In Oryzihumus leptocrescens, the following are encoded in one genomic region:
- the zapE gene encoding cell division protein ZapE: MSPADVVAAVERRAAAGGFALDGAQQAVLPVLAALLGGRRPRAGQMAGAYLWGGVGRGKTWLVDAAVADLPEGQVLRVHLHELFRRLHVVLVRHRGRGGMVAAVGDLLDGRRVVVLDELHLHDVGNAMLLGPVLRELVRRRMVLLATSNYAPEELLADPLHHHLVEPVIALLGAHLHVLEVDDGTDHRAARPTEVGREQVGGFATGAWLDGDGTAYLRAQGLGLPAGTAARLPLGSRSVPALGVDGDTVWFGFGALCGGLLSAADYLELAGRFSTWVLHGVPRLGEAPEAARQRFVSLVDVLCDRDRRLVLVGAPGPEELFAGEGQPPDVARTASRLSLLRQGREVVGVSRHPMLSVEHLYG, translated from the coding sequence GTGTCGCCGGCAGACGTCGTGGCAGCGGTCGAGCGGCGTGCTGCCGCAGGGGGATTCGCGCTCGACGGCGCGCAACAGGCTGTGCTGCCGGTCCTTGCGGCGCTGCTCGGCGGTCGCCGGCCTCGGGCTGGCCAGATGGCCGGGGCCTACCTCTGGGGCGGGGTGGGGCGAGGCAAGACCTGGCTGGTCGACGCCGCCGTGGCCGATCTGCCCGAGGGTCAGGTGCTCCGGGTCCACCTGCACGAGCTCTTCCGCCGGTTGCACGTCGTTCTCGTCCGGCACCGTGGGCGCGGTGGGATGGTGGCCGCGGTCGGGGACCTGCTCGACGGGCGGCGCGTGGTGGTGCTGGACGAGCTGCACCTGCACGACGTCGGCAACGCCATGCTCCTGGGCCCGGTGCTGCGCGAGCTGGTCCGCCGCCGGATGGTGCTGCTGGCGACGTCCAACTACGCGCCCGAGGAGCTGCTCGCCGACCCGCTGCACCACCACCTCGTCGAGCCGGTCATCGCCCTGCTGGGGGCTCACCTGCACGTGCTCGAGGTGGACGACGGCACGGACCACCGCGCTGCGCGTCCGACGGAGGTGGGGCGGGAGCAGGTCGGCGGGTTCGCGACCGGGGCGTGGCTGGACGGTGACGGCACGGCATACCTGCGGGCTCAGGGGCTGGGACTGCCGGCCGGGACCGCGGCGCGGCTCCCCCTGGGAAGCCGCAGCGTGCCGGCGCTGGGCGTGGATGGGGACACGGTCTGGTTCGGGTTCGGTGCGCTGTGTGGAGGGCTCCTCTCGGCTGCGGACTACCTCGAGCTGGCCGGCCGGTTCTCGACGTGGGTGCTGCACGGGGTGCCTCGGCTGGGAGAGGCGCCGGAGGCCGCGCGGCAGCGGTTCGTCTCGCTCGTCGACGTGCTGTGTGACCGCGACCGACGGCTGGTGCTGGTGGGTGCGCCGGGGCCGGAGGAGCTGTTCGCGGGGGAGGGGCAGCCGCCCGACGTGGCCCGGACGGCCAGCCGTCTGTCCCTGCTGCGACAGGGGCGTGAGGTCGTCGGCGTGTCGCGTCACCCGATGCTGTCGGTCGAACACCTGTACGGGTAG
- the recA gene encoding recombinase RecA yields the protein MAAAGADRSKSLDAVMAQIEKQHGKGAVMRLGDDVRPPIEVIPTGAIALDVALGIGGLPRGRVVEIYGPESSGKTTVALHAVANAQKNGGIAAFIDAEHALDPEYAKKLGVDTDALLVSQPDTGEQALEIADMLIRSGALDIIVIDSVAALVPRAEIEGEMGDSHVGLQARLMSQALRKITGALNSTGTTAIFINQLREKIGVMFGSPETTTGGKALKFYASVRLDVRRIETLKDGSDAVGNRTRVKVVKNKVSPPFKQAEFDIIYGAGISREGGLIDMGVEHGFVRKAGAWYTYDGDQLGQGKENARNFLKDNPDLADELEKKIKEKLGVGPQVDKPAEKDVPVDF from the coding sequence ATGGCAGCAGCTGGAGCCGACCGCAGCAAGTCCCTTGACGCGGTGATGGCGCAGATCGAGAAGCAGCACGGCAAGGGTGCGGTCATGCGCCTGGGTGACGACGTCCGCCCGCCCATCGAGGTCATCCCGACCGGGGCGATCGCCCTCGACGTCGCCCTCGGCATCGGCGGTCTGCCGCGCGGCCGGGTCGTCGAGATCTATGGCCCGGAGTCCTCCGGTAAGACGACGGTCGCCCTGCACGCGGTGGCCAACGCGCAGAAGAACGGCGGCATCGCGGCGTTCATCGACGCCGAGCACGCCCTCGACCCGGAGTACGCCAAGAAGCTCGGCGTCGACACCGACGCCCTCCTGGTGAGCCAGCCCGACACCGGTGAGCAGGCCCTCGAGATCGCCGACATGCTGATCCGCTCGGGCGCGCTCGACATCATCGTCATCGACTCCGTGGCCGCGCTCGTGCCCCGCGCCGAGATCGAGGGCGAGATGGGTGACAGCCACGTCGGTCTGCAGGCCCGCTTGATGTCCCAGGCGCTGCGCAAGATCACCGGTGCCCTCAACAGCACGGGCACCACGGCGATCTTCATCAACCAGCTCCGCGAGAAGATCGGCGTGATGTTCGGCTCGCCGGAGACCACCACCGGTGGCAAGGCGCTGAAGTTCTACGCCTCGGTCCGCCTCGACGTGCGTCGCATCGAGACCCTCAAGGACGGCTCCGACGCGGTCGGCAACCGCACCCGCGTCAAGGTCGTCAAGAACAAGGTCTCCCCGCCGTTCAAGCAGGCCGAGTTCGACATCATCTACGGCGCGGGCATCTCCCGTGAGGGTGGCCTGATCGACATGGGCGTCGAGCACGGCTTCGTCCGCAAGGCCGGCGCCTGGTACACCTACGACGGCGACCAGCTCGGGCAGGGCAAGGAGAACGCCCGCAACTTCCTCAAGGACAACCCCGACCTCGCCGACGAGCTCGAGAAGAAGATCAAGGAGAAGCTCGGCGTCGGCCCGCAGGTCGACAAGCCCGCCGAGAAGGACGTCCCGGTCGACTTCTGA
- a CDS encoding regulatory protein RecX: protein MTTDKHDAARAALEAALAATSGDSGGSAPAWTDPRLGTSGPDWARVPAGTDGAAPEEAPGRRPTGRASGRSPGQSRRTARPASGESTDGRRRSRGSRRASATPGDPEQDLQARDTEADPYDVARQIVLRQLAMAPRSRQQLADKLRQRNCPDDVAAAVLDRMTEVGLVDDAAYAQMLVRSKQAERGLARRALARELRTKGIDAELAAETLDDIDEDAERARARQLVDKKLRTMHGLGVEVQTRRLAGMLARKGYSSGMSYGVIRDAIADSEEYLTD, encoded by the coding sequence GTGACCACTGACAAGCACGACGCCGCCAGGGCAGCCCTCGAGGCTGCCCTGGCGGCCACGTCCGGTGACTCGGGCGGCTCGGCACCCGCCTGGACCGACCCCCGCCTCGGGACCTCGGGCCCGGACTGGGCCCGTGTCCCGGCAGGGACCGACGGTGCCGCGCCGGAGGAGGCCCCCGGCCGCCGGCCCACTGGGCGAGCCTCGGGCCGGAGCCCCGGGCAGTCGCGCCGGACCGCCCGGCCAGCCTCGGGTGAGTCGACCGATGGCCGGCGTCGCTCGCGAGGGTCTCGGCGAGCCTCGGCCACCCCCGGTGACCCCGAGCAGGACCTGCAGGCCCGCGACACCGAGGCCGACCCCTATGACGTGGCCCGCCAGATCGTCCTGCGCCAGCTGGCCATGGCCCCGCGCAGCCGCCAGCAGCTCGCGGACAAGCTGCGCCAGCGCAACTGCCCCGACGACGTCGCGGCGGCCGTGCTCGACCGGATGACCGAGGTGGGGCTGGTCGACGACGCGGCCTACGCCCAGATGCTCGTGCGCTCGAAGCAGGCCGAGCGGGGACTCGCCCGGCGGGCTCTCGCCCGGGAGCTGCGGACCAAGGGCATCGACGCCGAGCTTGCCGCCGAGACCCTCGACGACATCGACGAGGACGCCGAGCGGGCCCGGGCCCGCCAGCTCGTCGACAAGAAGCTGCGCACCATGCACGGCCTCGGCGTCGAGGTGCAGACCCGGCGCCTGGCCGGGATGCTCGCGCGCAAGGGCTACTCCTCAGGCATGTCCTACGGGGTGATCCGTGACGCGATAGCCGACTCCGAGGAGTACCTCACCGACTGA
- a CDS encoding phosphoglycerate transporter, with protein MPEHLDSAGALARTVLALDPPDGRAPVVGVSGFGGSGKSTLAAQLHQHLPGSMVVPGDEFLRSRPPTGRSQDWSSVDRDRLADQVLEPAQRGTAQAYQVWDHDTAAPGPWVSLVGATAVIVEGLGLYVPTLVRLFDLRVWVDVDLDTATARGMWRDEHEYGNAQADLWSGVWRPNDADFFERYRPDRAAHVLYAPPISTRSGAPGPVSR; from the coding sequence ATGCCGGAGCACCTCGACTCGGCCGGGGCCCTCGCCCGCACCGTCCTCGCGCTGGACCCGCCCGACGGGCGGGCACCGGTGGTCGGCGTCTCGGGGTTCGGCGGGTCGGGCAAGTCGACCCTCGCAGCGCAGCTGCACCAGCACCTGCCCGGGTCCATGGTCGTGCCGGGCGACGAGTTCCTGCGCAGCCGCCCACCCACCGGGCGATCGCAGGACTGGAGCTCGGTGGACCGCGACCGGCTCGCCGACCAGGTCCTCGAGCCGGCCCAGCGGGGCACGGCGCAGGCCTACCAGGTGTGGGACCACGACACCGCCGCGCCAGGACCCTGGGTTTCCCTGGTCGGGGCCACGGCCGTCATCGTCGAGGGTCTCGGGCTCTACGTGCCCACACTGGTCAGGCTGTTCGACCTGCGCGTGTGGGTCGACGTCGACCTGGACACGGCGACGGCCCGGGGCATGTGGCGCGACGAGCACGAGTACGGCAACGCCCAGGCCGACCTCTGGTCCGGCGTCTGGAGGCCCAACGACGCCGACTTCTTCGAGCGGTACCGCCCCGACCGCGCCGCGCACGTGCTGTATGCCCCGCCGATCAGCACCAGGTCGGGAGCCCCCGGCCCGGTCAGTCGGTGA
- the miaB gene encoding tRNA (N6-isopentenyl adenosine(37)-C2)-methylthiotransferase MiaB, with amino-acid sequence MTTQKTYDVRTHGCQMNVHDSERLAGLLETAGYVDVHSLAADERPEAADVVVFNTCAVRENADNKLYGNLGQLRPVKASNPGMQIAVGGCLAQKDRSTIVDKAPWVDVVFGTHNIGSLPALLDRARHNKAAEVEILESLDVFPSTLPTRRDSAYSAWVSISVGCNNTCTFCIVPSLRGKEMDRRPGEILAEIEALVAQGVVEVTLLGQNVNTYGVEFGDRLAFGKLLRACGQIEGLERVRFTSPHPAAFTDDVIAAMAETPNVMPSLHMPLQSGSDRVLKAMRRSYRSEKYLGILDKVRAQIPDAAITTDLIVGFPGETEEDFADTLEVVRKSRFSSAFTFQYSIRPGTPAATMEDQIPKAVVQERYDRLLAVQEEVSWAENRALEGRTVEVLVATGEGRKDAATSRMSGRARDNRLVHFSVPEGGERPRPGDMVTVDVTYGAPHHLVADSGVQGGTYAVRRTAGGDAWEALQDKGPAPKPAVSLGMPSLGKPATPPAAARTCG; translated from the coding sequence ATGACGACGCAGAAGACCTACGACGTGCGCACCCACGGGTGCCAGATGAATGTCCACGACTCCGAGCGCCTGGCGGGCCTGCTCGAGACCGCCGGCTATGTCGACGTCCACAGCCTGGCCGCCGACGAGCGCCCCGAGGCCGCCGACGTCGTGGTGTTCAACACGTGCGCGGTCCGCGAGAACGCCGACAACAAGCTCTACGGCAACCTCGGCCAGCTGCGCCCGGTGAAGGCCAGCAACCCCGGCATGCAGATCGCCGTCGGCGGCTGCCTGGCCCAGAAGGACCGCTCCACCATCGTCGACAAGGCCCCGTGGGTCGACGTCGTCTTCGGCACCCACAACATCGGGTCGCTGCCAGCCCTGCTGGACCGGGCGCGCCACAACAAGGCCGCCGAGGTCGAGATCCTCGAGAGCCTGGACGTCTTCCCCTCCACGCTGCCCACCCGGCGCGACTCGGCCTACAGCGCGTGGGTGTCGATCTCGGTCGGCTGCAACAACACCTGCACGTTCTGCATCGTGCCGAGCCTGCGCGGCAAGGAGATGGACCGGCGCCCCGGCGAGATCCTCGCCGAGATCGAGGCCCTCGTCGCCCAGGGCGTCGTCGAGGTCACCCTGCTCGGGCAGAACGTCAACACCTACGGCGTGGAGTTCGGCGACCGCCTGGCCTTCGGCAAGCTGCTGCGCGCCTGCGGCCAGATCGAGGGCCTGGAGCGGGTCCGCTTCACCAGCCCACACCCCGCCGCGTTCACCGACGACGTCATCGCCGCGATGGCCGAGACACCCAACGTCATGCCGAGCCTGCACATGCCGCTGCAGTCCGGCTCGGACCGGGTGCTGAAGGCGATGCGCCGGTCCTACCGCAGCGAGAAGTACCTCGGCATCCTGGACAAGGTCCGCGCCCAGATCCCCGACGCGGCGATCACCACCGACCTCATCGTCGGCTTCCCGGGTGAGACCGAGGAGGACTTCGCCGACACCCTCGAGGTCGTGCGGAAGTCGCGTTTCTCCAGCGCGTTCACCTTCCAGTACTCCATCCGCCCCGGCACCCCTGCCGCCACGATGGAGGACCAGATCCCGAAGGCTGTGGTGCAGGAGCGCTACGACCGGCTGCTCGCCGTGCAGGAGGAGGTCTCCTGGGCGGAGAACCGCGCGCTCGAGGGCCGCACGGTCGAGGTGCTCGTCGCCACCGGCGAGGGGCGCAAGGACGCCGCCACCTCCCGGATGTCCGGCCGGGCCCGCGACAACCGCCTCGTGCACTTCTCCGTCCCCGAGGGCGGCGAGCGTCCCCGGCCCGGTGACATGGTCACCGTCGACGTCACCTACGGCGCCCCGCACCACCTCGTCGCCGACTCCGGTGTGCAGGGCGGCACGTACGCCGTGCGCCGCACCGCCGGAGGCGACGCGTGGGAGGCGTTGCAGGACAAGGGCCCTGCGCCCAAGCCTGCCGTCTCCCTCGGTATGCCGTCCCTGGGCAAGCCTGCGACGCCGCCTGCCGCGGCGCGGACCTGCGGCTGA
- the miaA gene encoding tRNA (adenosine(37)-N6)-dimethylallyltransferase MiaA, translating to MADRTRPDLDSAAAGDLPVLAVVGPTASGKSDLALALAERLAGEVVNADAMQLYRGMDIGTAKLEPAERRGVPHHQLDVLDVREEASVAAYQREARADAAAIRDRGHVPVYAGGSGLYLRAALDRLEIPPTDPAVRARLEAELDAMGVAVMYKRLKGSDPVAARSIQPNNGRRVVRALEVIELTRRPFSATMPTREHLAPTVMIGLHGPRPELDARIAARVHRMWERGLLEEVRALDAAGLREGRTASKALGYSQALAHLDGRLSAAEAIEDTVTATRKFARRQESWFRPDERVVWLPWDAPDLLERALDVVSAALVDNGRR from the coding sequence GTGGCTGACCGCACCCGCCCCGACCTCGACAGCGCAGCCGCCGGCGACCTGCCGGTCCTCGCGGTCGTCGGCCCCACCGCCAGCGGCAAGTCCGACCTCGCGCTGGCCCTGGCCGAGCGGCTCGCCGGCGAGGTGGTCAACGCCGACGCCATGCAGCTCTACCGCGGCATGGACATCGGGACCGCCAAGCTCGAGCCCGCCGAGCGCCGGGGGGTGCCGCACCACCAGCTCGACGTGCTCGACGTGCGCGAGGAGGCGAGCGTCGCGGCATACCAGCGGGAGGCCCGCGCGGACGCGGCGGCGATCCGCGATCGCGGCCACGTCCCGGTCTACGCCGGCGGGTCCGGCCTCTACCTGCGCGCCGCGCTGGACCGGCTGGAGATCCCGCCCACCGACCCGGCGGTGCGGGCCCGGCTCGAGGCGGAGCTGGACGCGATGGGCGTCGCCGTGATGTACAAGCGGCTCAAGGGCTCCGATCCCGTTGCGGCACGGTCGATCCAGCCCAACAACGGTCGTCGGGTGGTGCGCGCGCTGGAGGTCATCGAGCTCACCCGCAGGCCCTTCTCGGCCACGATGCCGACCCGCGAGCACCTCGCGCCCACGGTGATGATCGGGCTGCACGGCCCGCGCCCCGAGCTCGACGCACGGATCGCCGCCCGGGTGCACCGGATGTGGGAGCGCGGGCTGCTGGAGGAGGTGCGCGCGCTCGACGCCGCGGGGCTGCGCGAGGGCCGCACCGCGAGCAAGGCCCTGGGCTACAGCCAGGCGCTGGCCCACCTCGACGGCCGGCTGAGCGCGGCCGAGGCGATCGAGGACACCGTGACCGCCACCCGCAAGTTCGCCCGCCGGCAGGAGTCGTGGTTCCGCCCCGACGAGCGCGTCGTCTGGCTGCCCTGGGACGCCCCGGACCTGCTCGAGCGTGCCCTCGACGTGGTGTCCGCGGCGCTGGTGGACAATGGCCGGCGATGA
- the dapF gene encoding diaminopimelate epimerase — protein sequence MTDNGLRFTKGHGTENDFVLVPDLDGALDLSAEQVRLLADRRSGVGGDGVIRVVPTDLADEAFVRSQGGRARWFMDYRNADGSAAEMCGNGTRVFAAYLRREGLESADEFEIATRAGVKTIRFEGHLIAVNLGDWKVADPDAALAGGYDALVKVAHHDPMPGLSLDLGNPHTVVALPDTADLAGLDLTRAPEVKPLPPQGTNVEFVRPLGPGHIAMRVHERGVGETRSCGTGAAAAALATRWWAGETEDNTVWRVDVPGGTLRVRALPGQQVELAGPAVLVADGVAHLG from the coding sequence ATGACTGACAACGGCTTGCGGTTCACCAAGGGGCACGGCACCGAGAACGACTTCGTGCTGGTGCCCGACCTCGACGGCGCCCTCGACCTGAGCGCCGAGCAGGTGCGCCTGCTGGCCGACCGTCGGTCCGGGGTGGGGGGTGACGGGGTCATCCGCGTCGTGCCCACCGACCTCGCCGACGAGGCGTTCGTGCGCAGCCAGGGCGGTCGCGCCCGCTGGTTCATGGACTATCGCAACGCCGACGGCAGCGCCGCCGAGATGTGCGGCAACGGCACCCGGGTGTTCGCCGCCTACCTGCGCCGCGAGGGTCTCGAGAGCGCCGACGAGTTCGAGATCGCCACCCGCGCCGGCGTCAAGACGATCCGCTTCGAGGGCCACCTCATCGCGGTCAACCTGGGCGACTGGAAGGTTGCCGACCCCGACGCCGCGCTGGCGGGCGGCTACGACGCCCTCGTCAAGGTCGCCCACCACGACCCGATGCCCGGGCTGAGCCTGGACCTGGGCAACCCGCACACCGTGGTCGCGCTGCCCGACACCGCGGACCTGGCCGGGCTCGACCTCACCCGTGCCCCGGAGGTCAAGCCGCTGCCGCCGCAGGGCACCAACGTGGAGTTCGTGCGACCCCTCGGCCCCGGCCACATCGCGATGCGGGTGCACGAGCGCGGGGTGGGCGAGACCCGCTCCTGCGGCACCGGTGCCGCGGCCGCCGCGCTGGCCACCCGCTGGTGGGCGGGGGAGACCGAGGACAACACCGTATGGCGCGTGGACGTGCCCGGCGGGACGTTGCGGGTGCGGGCCCTGCCCGGCCAGCAGGTCGAGCTCGCCGGTCCCGCCGTCCTGGTCGCGGACGGGGTTGCCCACCTCGGCTGA
- a CDS encoding protein-L-isoaspartate O-methyltransferase family protein, producing the protein MSAVDRAFEATPRVDFLPPAERHFAAVERALPIGHGQTCSQPAAVRAMLELLDVAPGQRVLDVGAGSGWTTALLATLVGPSGAVVGVELEPELTRRAAARVAATGRTWARVEQAVPGRLGWPAEAPYDRVLVSAEAPEVPAELLAQLAPGGVMVLPVAGRMLQVATTVGGEPTVSEHGHYLFVPLR; encoded by the coding sequence GTGTCCGCTGTCGACCGGGCGTTCGAGGCCACGCCGCGCGTGGACTTCCTGCCCCCGGCCGAGCGGCATTTCGCCGCCGTCGAGCGGGCGCTGCCGATCGGCCACGGCCAGACCTGCTCCCAGCCGGCCGCCGTGCGGGCCATGCTCGAGCTGCTCGACGTGGCCCCCGGCCAGCGGGTCCTCGACGTCGGCGCCGGCTCCGGGTGGACCACCGCCCTGCTGGCCACGCTCGTCGGACCCTCCGGCGCCGTGGTCGGGGTCGAGCTCGAGCCGGAGCTCACCCGTCGGGCGGCAGCTCGGGTCGCGGCAACCGGGCGCACGTGGGCCCGGGTGGAGCAGGCCGTCCCCGGCCGGCTCGGGTGGCCCGCCGAGGCGCCGTACGACCGGGTGCTGGTCTCCGCGGAGGCGCCGGAGGTGCCGGCGGAGCTCCTGGCCCAGCTCGCGCCCGGAGGGGTCATGGTGCTGCCGGTGGCCGGGCGGATGCTGCAGGTCGCCACGACCGTCGGCGGGGAGCCCACGGTCAGCGAGCACGGTCACTACCTGTTCGTGCCGCTGCGCTGA
- the ggt gene encoding gamma-glutamyltransferase, whose product MTRSSHVPRSVLFAGLAAGSLCVGLLAPTSAVAQGANHVRGGAQPAPQQPKVPVMTGSGGAVASVDRDASQVGLDVLARGGNAADAAVATAAALGVTEPYSAGIGGGGFLVYYDARRHTVRTIDGRETAPKSFTDKTFTTPDGSAMDFNTVVNSGLSIGIPGTPALWAKAAHDFGTRRFADLMAPAESLARKGFVVDQTFHDQTAANAARFSKFPETARVFLRNGQAPAVGSTFTNPDMARAYAELRRHGVQSVYDGALGAAIAAEADHPHTDGSTVMGGQMTRGDLAAYRALGKAPVHSTYRGLDVYGMPVPSSGGIAVAEILNLLQAYDRQTGVPLKDVSNVDYLHRFSEASATAFADRNRYVGDVPGVPVKELTSPGFAAERACGFDPKRAQPRPIAFGSPDGTYTSCAPGATTQGEPYEGQSTTHLVTADRWGNVASYTLTIEQTGGSGITVPGWGFLLNNELTDFDFTPLTAGVPDPNLPGPGKRPRSSMSPTIVLRDGKPFLTVGSPGGATIITSVAQTLTEYLDRGLPLVDAIAAPRLSSRNGKEQAEPAILDGPDGTALTALGHQLVSAGNPPEIGAVTAIRTYGRDWFQAAAETTRRGGGSAMVLRPSDR is encoded by the coding sequence ATGACCCGGTCGTCCCATGTGCCCCGATCCGTCCTGTTCGCCGGTCTGGCCGCCGGCAGCCTGTGCGTCGGGCTCCTCGCCCCGACCAGCGCCGTGGCCCAGGGCGCGAACCACGTCCGTGGCGGGGCCCAGCCCGCGCCGCAGCAGCCCAAGGTACCCGTCATGACCGGCTCCGGCGGTGCCGTGGCCTCGGTCGACCGGGACGCCAGCCAGGTGGGCCTCGACGTGCTCGCCCGCGGTGGCAACGCCGCCGACGCCGCGGTCGCCACCGCTGCGGCCCTCGGGGTCACCGAGCCCTACAGCGCCGGCATCGGCGGTGGTGGGTTCCTCGTCTACTACGACGCCAGGCGGCACACGGTCCGGACGATCGACGGCCGCGAGACCGCGCCGAAGTCGTTCACCGACAAGACCTTCACCACCCCCGACGGCTCCGCGATGGACTTCAACACGGTGGTCAACTCGGGCCTGTCCATCGGCATCCCGGGCACCCCGGCGTTGTGGGCCAAGGCCGCCCACGACTTCGGCACGCGCCGCTTCGCCGACCTCATGGCGCCGGCAGAGTCGTTGGCGCGCAAGGGTTTCGTAGTCGACCAGACGTTCCACGACCAGACCGCGGCCAATGCCGCACGCTTCAGCAAGTTCCCCGAGACGGCACGGGTGTTCCTGCGCAACGGCCAGGCGCCCGCGGTCGGGTCCACCTTCACCAATCCCGACATGGCCAGGGCCTACGCCGAGCTGCGCCGGCACGGCGTCCAGTCGGTCTACGACGGCGCCCTCGGTGCCGCGATCGCTGCCGAGGCCGACCACCCGCACACCGACGGCAGCACCGTCATGGGTGGGCAGATGACGCGAGGTGACCTCGCGGCATACCGCGCGCTCGGCAAGGCCCCGGTGCACTCGACCTACCGCGGCCTCGACGTCTACGGCATGCCGGTGCCCAGCTCCGGCGGCATCGCCGTGGCCGAGATCCTCAACCTCCTGCAGGCCTACGACCGGCAGACCGGCGTGCCGCTCAAGGACGTCAGCAACGTCGACTACCTGCACCGCTTCAGCGAGGCCTCGGCGACTGCGTTCGCCGACCGCAACCGCTACGTCGGTGACGTCCCGGGCGTGCCGGTGAAGGAGCTGACCAGCCCCGGCTTCGCCGCCGAGCGCGCCTGCGGCTTCGACCCGAAGAGGGCCCAGCCGCGGCCGATCGCCTTCGGCAGCCCCGACGGCACCTACACCAGCTGCGCGCCTGGCGCCACGACCCAGGGCGAGCCCTACGAGGGGCAGTCGACCACCCACCTGGTCACCGCCGACCGGTGGGGCAACGTCGCGTCCTACACGCTGACCATCGAGCAGACCGGCGGCTCGGGCATCACGGTGCCGGGCTGGGGCTTCCTGCTCAACAACGAGCTCACCGACTTCGACTTCACCCCGCTGACGGCCGGCGTGCCCGACCCGAACCTGCCCGGCCCGGGCAAGCGGCCGCGGTCGTCGATGAGCCCGACGATCGTGCTGCGTGACGGCAAGCCGTTCCTCACCGTCGGCTCGCCCGGCGGTGCCACGATCATCACCTCCGTCGCGCAGACCCTGACCGAGTACCTCGACCGCGGCCTGCCGCTCGTCGACGCCATCGCGGCGCCGCGCCTGTCCTCGCGCAACGGCAAGGAGCAGGCCGAGCCGGCGATCCTGGACGGCCCCGACGGCACCGCCCTGACCGCGCTCGGCCACCAGCTCGTCTCGGCCGGCAACCCGCCCGAGATCGGGGCGGTCACCGCGATCCGCACCTACGGCCGCGACTGGTTCCAGGCCGCCGCCGAGACGACCCGGCGGGGTGGCGGCTCAGCGATGGTGCTCCGCCCGAGTGACCGCTAG
- a CDS encoding class I SAM-dependent methyltransferase — MSTSDAQDHYFTAEPASAAERRRLDVELAGRTVTVHTAPGVFCPDRLDLGTAVLLREVPAPPATGNLLDLGCGWGPVALTLGLRSPDATVWAVDVNRRALDLAADNARSVGVGTFHACTPEEVPADLRFATIWSNPPIRVGKAVLHEMLLTWLPRLEAGGTAYLVVQKNLGSDSLQKWLDGGLADRWPGEFTVERYATSKGFRVLAVTRAEHHR, encoded by the coding sequence ATGAGCACCAGCGACGCCCAGGACCACTACTTCACCGCCGAGCCGGCCAGCGCGGCCGAGCGCCGCCGCCTCGACGTCGAGCTCGCCGGGCGCACCGTCACCGTGCACACCGCGCCGGGGGTGTTCTGCCCCGACCGGCTCGACCTCGGCACCGCGGTGCTGCTGCGCGAGGTCCCCGCGCCGCCGGCCACCGGCAACCTGCTCGACCTCGGCTGCGGCTGGGGGCCGGTCGCGCTCACGCTCGGCCTGCGCTCCCCCGACGCCACGGTGTGGGCGGTCGACGTCAACCGCCGGGCGCTCGACCTCGCCGCCGACAACGCCCGCTCGGTCGGGGTCGGGACCTTCCACGCCTGCACCCCCGAGGAGGTGCCGGCGGACCTGCGCTTCGCCACGATCTGGTCCAACCCGCCGATCCGTGTCGGCAAGGCCGTCCTGCACGAGATGCTGCTGACCTGGCTGCCGCGGCTGGAAGCCGGAGGAACGGCATACCTGGTGGTGCAGAAGAACCTCGGCTCGGACTCGCTGCAGAAGTGGCTCGACGGTGGGCTCGCCGACCGGTGGCCGGGCGAGTTCACCGTCGAGCGCTACGCGACCTCGAAGGGGTTCCGGGTGCTAGCGGTCACTCGGGCGGAGCACCATCGCTGA